A genomic region of Arvicola amphibius chromosome 7, mArvAmp1.2, whole genome shotgun sequence contains the following coding sequences:
- the LOC119819946 gene encoding ras-related protein Rap-2a-like gives MEGLVLHPAKCYRVVLLGSVAVGKTALATQFACGRFPERCEPSVEELFSKVIEVNRVPALLEIVDTVGAEHLVTLKDLYIRNSDGFVVLYSVCSEASFQAVRPLRERMGRLRGSRAVPLVLVGTKADLDAERQVLTAQGRALAREWRCPFLEVTAKSKMMVDRVFTQVVREMEALAPPVQEAPRIPNVLEIWPAERFIG, from the coding sequence ATGGAGGGTCTGGTGCTGCACCCGGCCAAGTGCTACCGGGTGGTGCTGCTCGGTAGCGTGGCGGTGGGCAAGACGGCGCTGGCCACGCAGTTCGCGTGCGGCCGCTTCCCTGAGCGCTGCGAGCCGTCGGTGGAGGAGCTGTTCAGCAAGGTGATCGAGGTGAACCGTGTTCCCGCGCTGCTGGAGATCGTGGACACGGTGGGTGCCGAGCACCTGGTCACCCTCAAGGACCTGTACATTAGGAACAGCGACGGCTTCGTGGTGCTCTACAGCGTGTGCAGCGAGGCCTCGTTCCAGGCTGTGCGGCCGCTGCGCGAGCGCATGGGCCGGCTGCGGGGCTCGCGCGCCGTCCCGCTGGTGCTGGTGGGCACCAAGGCCGACCTGGACGCCGAGCGCCAGGTGCTGACGGCGCAGGGCCGCGCGCTGGCCCGAGAGTGGCGATGTCCCTTCCTGGAGGTCACGGCCAAGAGCAAGATGATGGTGGACCGCGTGTTCACGCAGGTGGTACGCGAGATGGAGGCCCTGGCCCCGCCGGTGCAGGAGGCTCCCCGCATCCCTAACGTCCTGGAGATCTGGCCGGCGGAGAGGTTCATTGGCTAG